One Nothobranchius furzeri strain GRZ-AD chromosome 7, NfurGRZ-RIMD1, whole genome shotgun sequence genomic window, caaactccgccttgtagacatttattgcatcctgtaggtaaatacacagaacaggctcagatccaggatgacccagcatgctcttcttccattctggctgttagggattgtatcaataactcaatgcctactgatgtttccacctaacggtatttatttagaatgcaggtaagatttaactatatttgttagcaaagcagactgatcttgggaatttcactgcagcactgatgtccacctctctgtacacattagagagaattaccactttacagctaaacacatttaataaagatataggctacgcattgcagacaataaaaacaaagttctaagcattagaattataatgatcacattaaagaacatttggaggaatgttctttatttttgactagaatctcaaatctttagattaaaatgtaactgctttttatccattttcagccattaagacacccaatattaaataagactacttataaaattatttataattatatgcatgtatatatatagagatcttaataaaatatattttaatggttttttaatgagctgtatcattttttaaaacattttttatagaaataaataagcaagcagcattccttgtgtgtgtgcgcgtgcgcgagcctgctcgcttgtctcgtcggccgtgacggatgtgtgtgagtgactacagacaaatgcatgagagagttagcagccttggaacagcttgtttgtgtggaatgtcgttggtagaaatgtttaaggtgcagataaaattagggggcaggttgccacaggaactcgaaaatggggtccatacccgcactccctgacttgtccaccccccaaggtcctatgtgcatgtttgtgtgatgatgtgagggggcaggaggagagaaatatgtgagGATGGGGagaaatggctggttgggcttagccctccagggagccagctcccccactggccccaataggcacctctgttgtcaaaatgctacccagagcatggagaccccagcccatcctgccagggcccaaagcagcagcatcacagagcctcacggagtccgagggcaccaacccagcctcaACCCaacagaatatctacgcccatccctgcatttgcacaacttccggacTATGAAAGGACATGCCTAGGGACAtctaggtaaggttgggtcctccccctcctggacttccccctcccctgtgatgggacagcagaggagccaagaactacccgaggcccctgaacccgagtcaggcactgctgcatgttcctgccttctccccggcagcatacatgtcagaacccgacccccaaggcccagcccagatcctcccacagggccggccacccccacaccccgagcccccaggcccccacccagacccgcctaggggcaatgcagccgccgggcagtaacccatggccaccgccatgacctccaaggggccccactcacaaccgccagtagtccaccccccgaggcaacccaagcacctccagaggggggcaacggccctccagtcccagacaccttcagtgaacccacctccaaggaatgtccagatactccaaactcagaccctccaccccctcacccacatcatcccgcaggacaatatcaatggtcccccgtcatcgccaggtgatggaactgatcaaaggagcccagagagattgatttgaagtggaagcagaggctatatcaagtgtaatatgatctaacaaaagatttttatactggttgatgcaaagagtatctctatttttccaaatcaagaggatagttttcttagcgaatggcatatggcagtcagaaccacgtgagcaggacatcatccaggtttcccagtaaacaaagagagggggcggttgggatatgacatttaagacactttgacaggtcttcacatactctaccccaaaattcctggacaggtggacaggaccacagtgcatgaatgtaattgtcaggaatgttgtttgtgcagtgtgtacaggtgtcagacgacacaaaccccatcttgaacatccgatggcctgtatagtgtactctctgtagaattttgtactgaattaattctaAATtgcagtgtctgatcattttaaaagtttttaaacaagtttgggaccagaagttctggtcgaagctgactgatagatgcacctcccatttttcaatagggattgctattctatcgtctgttttggacagtgtcttatatactttagacagtagtttgggggggtttaagattatagaagtctaatacccttggtggtgtttgtaattctattttattgagctaaaatatttgtttgactacagatttaatttggtggtattctataaagctattcttatctattccaaattgggagactattctattaaattggATGaattccaatccttcatatatgtgttccaggtataggattcctttattcatccagtccggaaggttcatcattttattattttgcaaaatatcaggattattccaaataggtgtgcgtctgcatggtactagtgaagactatgTCATTTTAGATACtcacaccatgctgtcagagaggtgctgatactaatacttttgaagccttcatgttttcttatgcttgagctaataaatggtgagtctgaaagctctattgtattgcaaagtgtctgttctatgtctaaccaagactcatctagtgggttatcttgcaaccatcttggtatatattgcagcctgttagctaaggaataataataaaagttgggtagatccagtcctcctctgtctttggtcttctgatgcATTTTTacactaatcaatcaatcaatcaatcaatcaatcaatcaatcaatcaaagctttatttataaagcgccttccgcaaccctgtcaggaagcccaaagtgctgaacatggtacagttgtaagtaattatactgaataaatcaacaataaaagaaattcaaattacaaaatacaaattacaaaatacaaaatggaaataacaaaatagatgaaacattccggtaaaatacaaatgtgtgaaacacaattggattgagtggatggattgagtgtaccaatgaaaactgtggaatggattcaacataatagagggccataatcaaacatgttctggaaacgccaagtggaggaggtgtgtttttaggtgattcttaaagactggcagagaaggggacagcctgactgagggtggcaactggttcctgagtaacggtgctaggactgagaaagcccagtccccacgggtacgacacctagaccgagggacagcgagcaggccttggtcagaggagcgcagagcgcgtgatggggaatgtctgttcaggagtgtggccagataggggggagcaccaccctggaagaaatgataaacaaagacgagtattttgaattgtgagtgataggaaatcggaagccagtgcagggaggccagaactggactgatgtggtcccgtttcctggtcccagtcaggaacctggcagcgctgttctgcacaacctgtaggcgatgcagtgttgactgacacaaccctgcatagagagagttgcagtagtcaagccgagaaattacaaaggcatgcagtacccgctccaggtgggctctcaacagcatatgcttgattttagcaaggcgtctcaggtgaaagaaactggaccggatcacagaattgatgtgtgcatcaaatttaagtcctacgtcaagtttcacccccaaactggtaacaactggttttgagtatgtagaaagagggccaagatcagcataacgatccacattcctgctgttggggtgaaaaacaatgagctctgtctttccctcattcagatgtagatagttggacattagccaagacttcacctcattaaaacaggagacaaaggactgaatagagtgacctttctcctgacacaatggagagtaaatctggcaatcgtcagcatacagatggaatgataggccatgtttacgaaagattgaccccagaggtagtagataaatggcaaacaaaagtggaccaaggatcgacccctgcgggaccccccaccggagcccctcccaagaagaaaaaacatcacccagtttaacacagaatgtcctgttttggagatacgatctaaaccagtccagagctgaccctttgatcccaacccatcgttccaagcgatcgagtagaatcgcgtggtcaactgtgtcgaaggctgctgtcaggtctaataacagaagcagcacagatgttccctgatctagtgatagatagatgtcatttaggaccctcagtagagctgactctgtgctatggccagacctgaaccctgattggaaaacctcaaacagatcagagtcagctaaatgtgagaccagctgctgataaacgactttctcaagcagtttagatgtaaagggcagggtagagataggcctgtaattttcgatcacagagacagcaccaggtttcttcagggtcggccgaataactgctgctttcaaagcagctgggaccacacctgtgctgaggctcccattgaaaatctgaccaagtgaagggccaaggcacggaaaggcagccttccagagacgaggcggtagaacatcaagtggagagccagatggcttctgcctcgcaactagcttactcagctcagagtatgaaactgtattgagggagctcagggtgggtggtaatggaggaactggaacagggtcaacagagttaccagaaatgactgctctaatgcccgacactttatcaacaaagaatttgtgaaaagcttcagagtttccagcagctgtaggagacatggtgctaggctcctgatacaccagaactgagtttagcgttttgaagagaatcttaggattattggagtttgtctcaatgatgtctgcaaaataggccattctggcggccctcactgcatcctgataagcaaccagagatgctctgaacaactcacgcgagacctgtaggccatcctttttccactttctctcagaggatctacacgcccgcctacaagcccgtgtgacatcagagagccaaggctccctcctaggccgagacttgcaaagcttgagaggggcaaccacgtccaggacctgattacatagtacatcaaagtgttgtgaatagtgatcaacgttagatggatcagggttaaaggtctctaaccttacagacatacagtccacaaactttgaaattgtttctgcatccagtgctctgaacctagtagcgggagcttcgcacacagggacaggacatggcaacgtaacatcacagagtaattcgtggaggtttatcctgccaaaagaATTTGGTAATTGCCAACCGCTGATTCCTCTTCACGGTCCGTTGTAGAGCCGATCTCGTGGCAATCCATGCACGACGGGCCCGACGAAGGAActgagtggtggtggtggtggtggtatctGTATGTAGGGGGAACAGAGAGGGCTGATATCCGAGGGAGGATTCGAAtggggactgacctgtggcggaggagatGTGGCTGTTATGGGCGTACTCGACCCAAGCCAGGTGGTCACTCCAGGTTGATGGGTTGGTGGCACAGACGCAGTGGAGCATGGcgcccagctcctgattcatccgctcacattggccgttagtctgtgggtgaaatcctgagGTTAGAGCCACCTGGGCCCCCAGAGCGgtggcaaactccttccagaTTCGAGACACAAACTGGGGGCCATGATCAGAGAGGATCTCGGTTGGAATCCCATGAAGATGAAAAACATGCTTTATTAGGAGCTGGGCTGTGACAGCGGAAGTAGGAAGGGCCTTTAACGGCACCAGATGACAGCCCTTGGAGAATCTGTCCACTATGGTTAAAATAACATTAAAACCATGTGAGAGTGGTaacccacaaacaaagtccaaggCAATATGGGACCATGGATGGGACGGCACAGGTAGAGGACTGAGTAGACCTGCAGGAGGCTGATTGGGACCTTTTTGCTGGGCACATACGTGGCAGGCCGACACATACTTCATCACATCTTTGTAGAGGGAGGACCACCTAATCAGGGCCAATGTTCGTCCCACTCCAGGATGGATCGAAAACCTCCCGGTGTGTGCCCAGTGAATCACCATTCCTCGTAGTTCTTGGGGAACAAACAATCTATTGGGGGTCCATTACCTGGGCCGGGGTCCACCTTCAGGGTCTCCAGAACCTGGTCTCTTATAGGCCAGGTCACTCCAGCCACAATGCAGGAGGCAGGCAAGATGGTGCTAGGAGTCATTTCGTCCTCTGTGGCGAACTGACGAGACAGAGGGTCAGGCTTCGTGTTCTTAGACCCCGGTCTACAGGACAAAACAAAGTTAAAACGGGAGAAGAACAGGAACCACCTGTATTGCCGGAGGTTTAGTCTTGTTGCCTCTTTGAGGTAGATTAATTTCTTATGATCCGTCCAAATAATGAACGGAAGTTCAGCgccctccagccaatgcctccactcctccagagccAGTTTCACAGCAAGTAACTCCCTGTCCCCCAAGTCATACCTGCTCTCGGTGGGTGTCAAACACCGTGaaaagaaggcgcagggatggagcttgTGGTCGACCGGGGATACCTGGGAGAGGACCGCTCCAACCCCGGtgtctgaggcgtccacctccaccgtGAACTGCTGTTTGGGGTCTGGTCTGGAAAGGACCGGAGCCTCTGTGAACTTCCTCTTAAGTGTCTTGAATGCGGCTTCGGCTTCTGGGAACCAAGAAAAGGGCTTAGCTACAGAGGTAAGGGCTGTTAGAGGAGCTGCATTCTGACTGTAGTTACGGGTAAACCGTCTGTAAAAGTTTGCAAAGCCCAAGAACTGCTGCAGCTGCTTCCTGGTTGCAGGGGTAGGTCACTCCGTCACCGCCTGAACCGTGTCTGGGTCCGCCCTCAGTCGTCCGCTTTCTAGAACAAAACCCAGAAATGTAACCACAGACACATGAAATTCAGATTTTTCGGCCTTAAAAAATAGTCTGTTCTCCAACAGCCGTTGGAGTACGGCTCGAacatgtttctggtgctgtgcaaTGGACCTAGAGAAAATCAAAATATCATCAAGATAGACAGTCACAAAGTCATTAATGTAGTCCCCAAGCACAGAGTTTACAAGTCTTTGAAACACCGCTGGAGCATTTGTGAGCCCAAAAGGCATCACTAAATATTCAAAGTGCCCCAGGGGTGtcttaaaagcagtcttccattcatcaccTTGGCGGACTCTGACCAGGTGATAAGCATTGCGAAGGTCCAACCGAGTAAAAATGGTGGCATCTTGAACCGGCCTCGAAGGTGGACAAGAGCAGAGGAAGCGGGTAATTATCCTTGACGATGATCTGGTTTAAGCCCCGGTAATCAATACAAGGGCGAAGCGACCCATCCTTCTTTGCTACAAAGAAAAAACTGGCTCCCAGGGGCGAGGTGGATGGTCTGATTATGCCATTGTTCAGGGCCTCGGTGATGTAGGTTCTCATACAGTCCTGTTCAGGCTTGGACAGGCTGTAGAGACAGCTGGTTGGGAGTGGAGCCCCCAGCAACAAGTCAATGCTTATTTCGAAAGGGCGGTGAGGTGGTAACGTGACTGCTTGGTCTCTGCTGAACACCTGCTGTAAGTCGTGGTATTCACGGGGTACCTGGGTGAGGTCGGGCGGCTCCATTAGAGTCTTTACAGAGTCCTTAGGTCCAGACGAGGCACAGGTTAAACAGGTCAGGTGGCACTCCGGACTCCAGGTCTCTACACGGTTGGCTCTCCAGTCCAACTGTGGGTTGTGTACCCTAAGCCAAGAATGACCCAGCACTACTTGGTTCTGTGGGGAGGGAAACAGAAATAGTGAGATTGTCTCTGTGTGATTACCTGAGACTTGGAGCTGGAGTGGTTGGGTCTGGCGTGTGATAGTGGACAAAGACCTCCCATCCAGAGAGGAAACAGATAATGGCTCCGGAAGCAGTTCAGTGGTTAGTCCCCAATCACGCACTAGTTGAGGATCCACCAGCGACTGTTCACTGCCAGAGTccattagagcatttttttgtgctgacacttgtatttttgtgaataactttggctatgttaatgcaatttatctaatttttatggaggatgtgtattttggaaggaattacaaaaaaaagtttgaaaaaatattcaacctaCTTTATTAAAACGTGGAAATCATTTTGTACAGTTAAGCACATTGAAGCATATTATTGTGccattgactttcatgtaaatcatatatttttaattagcataaatattggcataatttaaaaaaaatatgattgtgcccgtgtttacagtctcatcacaaatgtaagaagcagtttttactgtttttcactacatggcatactttctccatatatagcagggcaatggctgacccagcatttaaactgaatgatttagctgtatttctttacctctgactgcccattataatacatattttgcaaaaaaaatggtttgtgtgttatttagagatgccatacaatagtttgcatgtgtgtgttctgaatttttggtaattgtgctttttcagtgttctttcaaaaaataagcctgactgaatgtacaaaattagcttattctgcaaaatagcattttgacatgtgttcctttgtgtgtgattgttcaggcatgcgtgtatgtaggtatcaaagcactttacagatcttcaaaggacagatctgtgatcattatctggagtggttgagcaggtgtgggccatgggagtgtaggggggggggggggggggcacaggttctcacactctgttgacttcatgaatattcatcaaaggcatgctatatatcaaaaatcaaaggattttctgctaaatttcagatactcattcacaattttacttttgcaaaatgttatttcaataagtacaaagcatttgcatggatgaaagctaagatgaaggctgaaaaacttcaaaggcatacatttgtttttcaaaacaaattcctgcagaatcgaattttgtttacattcagtaggggcagcttacacaggtgcaccaattgactaaaagtacatatatgagactcagatcaggattcatttctttgaaccgcaaccatgagaagaagattcaatgtgaatgaagccctggaggtgtttcagcagcttgaggaagagggagagtcagCCTCATCCTCATCCACGGATGACAGCTCTTGTTCGGATGAAGAGGCTGAAGATCAGGCCTTTACCCCAGGGCCTGATTCAGGGGAAGAAATGGAAGAAGGTTCAGATGAGGAGGTGGttgctgcagaggagagatgggaCCATCCTTTGTGGCAATCAAAGAGCGGGATCGCCTGGTCCCCGACACCAGGATCCCCTTTCGGGCTCCAGACGTCCGCCATTGTGGGATCACCCGCCTCGCTGTCAGCTACATCCAAACTATTGAGGACAGCTTCGATTTTTTTTTAACTACAACAATCCtagatgtaataataaaatacaccaatATAGAGGGAAGAAGAAAATATGACGATTGGACAGACGTTGACCGCGTGGAACTCCGGGCATTGTTTGGGTTGCTCATCCTCGCTGGTGTGCACCGTTCCCGTGGGGAATCATCTGCCAGCCTCTGGGGGGAGGAAACGGGGAGGCCGATATTCAGAGCCACGATGAGTTTGGGAAGGTTCCACATGCTGACTGCAACATTGCGCTTTGATGACCGCTTGACCAGGGCAGCCCGCCGGTTGGTGCAGCAGGACAAGCTCGCTCCCCTGCGGGAAGTGTGGGACCTCTGGGCGGCCCGGCTCCCTCTCGCCTACAACCCCGGTGAAGATGTCTGCGTTGATGAACAGCTCGTCGGATTCAGAGGTCGCTGCAACTTCAAGCAGTACATGCCCTCAAAACCGGCAAAATATGGCATCAAGCTGTGGGTGGTGTGCGATGTGGCCACTTCTTATGCCTGGGGGATTATTCCCTATCTGGGCAAGACGACTCGAGACGCCCCGGCAGAAAGGGGGCAAGGGAAGCGGGTGGTGCTGGAACTCACGGAGGGTCTGAGCGGCCGCACTGTCACCACGGACAATTTTTTCACCTCGCTGGTTCTTGGAGaggagctgctaaaaaaaaaaatctgtcttgtgggaacagttaggcgcaacaagccagagttgcccccacagctgctccagatgaaaaGCAGAGCGGTTCTGTCCTCCCTGTTCGGCTTCACCTCCACCGCCACCGCGGTGAGCTACATTCCAAAGCGCCGGCGGAACGTTCTGCTCCTCAGCACCAAACACCATCAGGTTCAGATCCAGGAGGGACCGCAGCAGAAGCCGACCGTAATCATCGATTACAACCGCTGCAAAGGGGCAGTtgacaacttggacaaggtaatttatttattttattttgttttattataattcaccaacctaattgcatatgtaatttatttattcatttatttttattccagctcgttgcaacatacagctgccgccgcaagaccagacgttggcccatgtcgctcttctgcaacatgttagatgtgagcgcctacaatgccctggtcctgtggctgtctgtggaaccggcctggaaccaacagaagaggagcatccgtcgaaggctgttcttgcaggagcttgggacctccatggtgagaccagcccaggcgaggcgcactcgcttgccgcggtccagcagcgctgcagctctgttggaggtgcagcagcaagtggagccaggtccagcccaggagcagacaaagaaaagatgccacctttgcagagggaagaggagcgtgcatgcacgcttttgccatgcatgtggacaggctgtgtgcaaggagcactcaacagttgtgtgctcagcctgcagctgttagctcactcccctctgtgtttctctctctttctctctctctctctctctctctctcacacacacacacacacacacacacacacacacacacacacacacacacacacacacactttttctttgttcgtgtgctttaataaagtgttcaactggtcatctttgtaagtgcatttttttgtgctctaatgactttaacgtgagtattttagaaaatatgacattacacaaaaactacaaagtgagcaaaaaatatttttatgcctatttgtgacactccaaggctgtgacaacttacccacaaaaaaggtcatctggacataacacacaaaaaatgatttgattttttcattttttgtacagttttcaaacttcgggttttgctaataaacctagcaataaaggggttaaatctgagaaacacacacatattttattatattttgttagggctgaagccaaggatgaaattcatgtaaaaaaaattgggacttatgaaatattatataatatttctatgggaagctttctaagtgcatttttttgtgctctaatgactttaacgtgagtattttagaaaatatgacattacacaaaaactacaaagtgaacaaaaaatatttttatgcctatttgtgacactccaaggctgtgacaacttacccacaaaaaaggtcatctggacataacacacaaaaaatgatttgattttttcattttttgtacagttttcaaactttgggttttgctaataaacctagcaatgaaggggttaaatctgagaaacacacacatattttattatattttgttagggctgaagccaaggatgaaattcatgtaaaaaaattgggacttatgaaatattatataatatttctatgggaagctttctaagtgcatttttttgtgctctaatgactttaacgtgagtattttagaaaatgtgacattacacaaaaactacaaagtgagcaaaaaatatttttatgcctatttgtgacactccaaggctgtgacaacttacccacaaaaaaggtaatctggacataacacacaaaaaatgatttgattttttcattttttgtacagttttcaaactttgggttttgctaataaacctagcaatgaaggggttaaatctgagaaacacacacatattttattatattttgttagggctgaagccaaggatgaaattcatgtaaaaaaattgggacttatgaaatattatataatatttctatgggaagctttctaagtgcattttttgtgctctaatgactttaacg contains:
- the LOC139070659 gene encoding piggyBac transposable element-derived protein 4-like, with the protein product MGPSFVAIKERDRLVPDTRIPFRAPDVRHCGITRLAVSYIQTIEDSFDFFLTTTILDVIIKYTNIEGRRKYDDWTDVDRVELRALFGLLILAGVHRSRGESSASLWGEETGRPIFRATMSLGRFHMLTATLRFDDRLTRAARRLVQQDKLAPLREVWDLWAARLPLAYNPGEDVCVDEQLVGFRGRCNFKQYMPSKPAKYGIKLWVVCDVATSYAWGIIPYLGKTTRDAPAERGQGKRVVLELTEGLSGRTVTTDNFFTSLVLGEELLKKKICLVGTVRRNKPELPPQLLQMKSRAVLSSLFGFTSTATAVSYIPKRRRNVLLLSTKHHQVQIQEGPQQKPTVIIDYNRCKGAVDNLDKLVATYSCRRKTRRWPMSLFCNMLDVSAYNALVLWLSVEPAWNQQKRSIRRRLFLQELGTSMVRPAQARRTRLPRSSSAAALLEVQQQVEPGPAQEQTKKRCHLCRGKRSVHARFCHACGQAVCKEHSTVVCSACSC